In Synechococcus sp. Nb3U1, one DNA window encodes the following:
- a CDS encoding ABC transporter permease, whose translation MAFVLATLRMATPLIWAGMAGLLSERVGIMNIALEGYMLLGAFGAALGSHLSQDPYVGLLVGGLCGMLAAALHALWCVGLRAEPIVAGAGLNLLALSLPNFLLQSLWGVAGTSPMVPKLPPFVGGLNLLVPLGLLLVLGIQGFLYETRWGLRVLAVGEHPRAAASVGIPVQRYRYWALLVAGVLAGWGGAYLAIGELSMFVQQMTAGRGFIALAALICGNWRPLGTLMVALCFGAAQALQLQAQALTLPLPKDFLLALPYLLTLLAVAGWVRRSQPPAGMGQHPD comes from the coding sequence TTGGCTTTTGTCCTGGCCACTTTGCGCATGGCGACTCCTCTGATTTGGGCGGGGATGGCGGGTCTGCTCTCGGAGCGGGTTGGGATTATGAACATTGCCCTAGAAGGCTACATGCTGCTGGGGGCCTTTGGAGCAGCCTTGGGCAGCCACCTCAGCCAGGATCCCTATGTGGGTTTGCTGGTGGGCGGGTTGTGTGGGATGTTGGCAGCAGCATTGCATGCGCTTTGGTGTGTGGGCTTGCGGGCGGAGCCGATTGTGGCGGGAGCTGGGTTGAACCTGCTGGCCCTGAGTTTGCCCAACTTTCTTTTGCAGAGCCTTTGGGGAGTGGCGGGTACTTCGCCAATGGTGCCGAAGCTGCCACCGTTTGTGGGTGGATTGAACCTGTTGGTGCCCTTGGGGTTGTTGCTGGTGCTAGGGATCCAAGGCTTTCTCTACGAAACTCGCTGGGGGCTGAGGGTTTTGGCGGTGGGAGAACATCCCCGAGCGGCGGCCAGTGTCGGGATCCCGGTGCAGCGCTACCGATATTGGGCTTTGCTGGTGGCTGGGGTTTTGGCCGGTTGGGGTGGGGCCTACCTTGCAATTGGGGAACTCTCGATGTTTGTGCAGCAGATGACGGCGGGGCGTGGGTTCATTGCCTTGGCGGCTTTGATCTGCGGCAACTGGCGCCCCCTGGGCACTTTGATGGTGGCCCTGTGCTTTGGTGCGGCCCAGGCTTTGCAATTGCAAGCCCAGGCTTTGACGTTGCCGCTGCCCAAGGATTTTCTGCTGGCACTGCCCTATTTGCTCACCTTGCTGGCTGTGGCGGGATGGGTACGGCGCTCCCAACCCCCGGCGGGAATGGGACAGCACCCCGATTAG
- a CDS encoding ABC transporter permease, translating into MQGINKALWGTFSDPRVWLLATFGVAFLMGGLMMAVAGRDPWLAYQALVQGAFGSGAALSETLVNSTPLIFGGLAFALAARGGLFNIGIEGQLVLGGLVAGWTGSLPLAWPSLLHVPLSLGLAALAGGLWGLLPGLLKARNGTHEVITTIMLNYLSFRLTAYLVGPSGPLRSGPLPATAPLVAAARLDPLWSGTRLSGGLFLALLLAAWIGFGLFRTRAGFRLRTVGSSQGAAQYAGISVVEVWIGAMVLSGAIAGIGGAVEVLGLHYRFYDQFSPGYGFTAIAVGLVGNNHPLGVVLAGLFFGALNNGATAMQTLADTPKDLVQILQSLVIFSVAAVAGLAHRHRGK; encoded by the coding sequence ATGCAGGGAATCAACAAGGCACTGTGGGGAACCTTCTCAGATCCGCGGGTATGGCTGTTGGCCACCTTTGGGGTAGCCTTTTTGATGGGCGGCCTGATGATGGCAGTCGCCGGACGGGATCCCTGGCTCGCCTATCAGGCCCTGGTGCAAGGGGCTTTTGGCAGTGGGGCAGCCCTGAGTGAAACTTTGGTCAACTCCACACCGCTGATCTTCGGGGGGTTGGCCTTTGCTTTGGCCGCCCGAGGGGGGCTGTTCAACATCGGTATCGAAGGGCAACTGGTGTTGGGCGGGCTGGTGGCTGGCTGGACGGGATCCCTGCCTTTAGCTTGGCCGTCTTTATTGCATGTGCCTTTGAGTCTGGGATTGGCGGCGCTAGCGGGAGGACTTTGGGGCCTCTTACCTGGGCTCCTCAAGGCCCGCAACGGCACCCATGAGGTGATCACCACCATCATGCTCAACTACCTCAGCTTCCGCCTGACTGCCTATCTGGTGGGGCCGAGTGGGCCACTACGTTCTGGGCCACTCCCGGCTACAGCTCCTCTGGTGGCCGCTGCCCGATTGGATCCCTTGTGGTCGGGTACCCGCCTGAGTGGGGGATTGTTTTTGGCACTGCTCTTGGCTGCTTGGATTGGATTTGGCCTGTTTCGCACTCGAGCTGGCTTTCGCTTGCGAACCGTGGGATCCAGTCAGGGGGCCGCCCAGTATGCCGGGATTTCGGTGGTCGAGGTTTGGATCGGGGCGATGGTACTCAGCGGGGCTATAGCCGGGATCGGCGGGGCGGTGGAGGTGTTGGGGTTACATTATCGCTTCTACGACCAGTTTTCTCCGGGCTACGGCTTTACGGCGATTGCGGTTGGCTTGGTAGGGAACAATCATCCCTTGGGGGTAGTATTGGCCGGATTGTTCTTTGGAGCCTTAAATAATGGGGCAACAGCGATGCAAACCCTGGCGGATACCCCCAAAGATCTGGTGCAAATTTTGCAGTCCTTAGTGATTTTTTCGGTGGCAGCAGTAGCAGGACTAGCCCACCGACATAGAGGAAAGTAA
- a CDS encoding DNA cytosine methyltransferase translates to MSTGYFSVKEASEMLGYSEQYVRRLLRSGELSGELISNRWVITSESANEYRYKEDKPDSVVPDHERRSSGKPILKALSFFSGCMGLDLGLEKEGIEVILACEVDKAARRTIESNKPDIALIGDIRDYSARQIREKAGLALQEDIDVIVGGPPCQAFSSAGKRQGFNDERGNVFLTFIDLIIELKPKYAVIENVRGLLSAPLKHRPHNMRGDKNLPLSPEEKRGGALLHLTRKLKEAGYSFSFNLYNAANFGSPQSRERVVIICSRDGKKLPYLTPTHSENGLYELPKWRTLREALQGLPTDGHCFVKFPEKRLKYYRLLKPGQYWRDLPTELHEEALGASYHASGGKTGFYRRLAWDKPSPTLVTHPAMPATDLAHPEEDRPLSIQEYKRIQEFPDDWIIEGSLLDQYRQVGNAIPCSLGRAIGRMLISHLNGESIKIFNDFPYSRYNNTDDVSWTKEIIGSIDEPSDKQLCLALI, encoded by the coding sequence ATGTCCACAGGATATTTCTCTGTAAAAGAAGCGTCTGAAATGCTTGGCTATTCAGAACAATACGTTCGCAGGCTGCTTAGGAGTGGTGAACTCAGCGGAGAATTGATCAGTAATAGATGGGTGATCACATCAGAATCGGCTAATGAATATCGCTATAAAGAGGATAAACCAGATTCTGTTGTTCCAGATCATGAGAGACGGTCTTCTGGCAAACCTATTTTGAAGGCGTTAAGCTTCTTTTCTGGCTGCATGGGACTTGATTTGGGGCTGGAAAAAGAAGGAATTGAAGTAATCCTTGCCTGCGAAGTAGATAAAGCCGCACGAAGGACAATCGAATCAAATAAACCTGATATTGCTCTGATTGGCGATATCAGAGACTATTCAGCTAGACAGATCAGAGAAAAGGCAGGATTAGCCCTTCAAGAAGATATTGATGTAATAGTTGGTGGTCCACCCTGCCAAGCCTTTAGTAGTGCTGGCAAGAGACAAGGTTTTAATGATGAGCGAGGAAATGTATTTCTAACCTTCATCGATTTGATTATTGAGTTGAAGCCCAAATATGCTGTTATTGAAAATGTTAGGGGTTTATTATCCGCTCCTTTGAAGCATAGACCTCACAACATGAGAGGTGATAAAAATTTACCACTATCCCCAGAGGAAAAGAGAGGTGGAGCGTTACTTCACCTTACTCGTAAGCTGAAAGAAGCAGGCTACAGCTTTTCGTTCAATCTATATAATGCTGCAAACTTTGGTTCACCTCAAAGTCGTGAAAGAGTAGTGATTATCTGTAGTCGAGATGGGAAAAAATTGCCTTATCTCACTCCTACGCACTCGGAAAATGGTTTATATGAACTGCCGAAATGGAGAACACTCAGGGAGGCTCTTCAAGGTTTGCCAACTGATGGGCACTGTTTTGTCAAATTTCCAGAGAAGCGCCTGAAATATTATCGGTTGCTAAAACCAGGGCAGTATTGGAGAGATTTGCCTACAGAATTACATGAAGAAGCATTAGGAGCCTCATATCATGCTAGTGGTGGAAAGACGGGTTTTTACAGGAGACTAGCTTGGGACAAGCCTTCTCCAACTTTGGTGACTCATCCAGCGATGCCAGCAACTGACTTAGCACATCCAGAAGAAGATAGACCACTTAGTATTCAAGAATATAAGCGGATACAAGAATTTCCAGATGACTGGATTATAGAAGGCAGTTTATTAGATCAATATCGACAAGTTGGCAACGCTATTCCATGCTCTCTAGGTAGGGCGATCGGTAGAATGCTAATTAGTCACTTAAACGGGGAAAGTATAAAAATATTTAACGACTTTCCCTACTCACGTTACAACAACACAGACGATGTAAGTTGGACAAAAGAAATTATTGGCTCCATAGATGAACCATCAGATAAGCAACTTTGTCTAGCTCTGATCTGA
- a CDS encoding ABC transporter ATP-binding protein encodes MGQGIPAAVEMSGIVKRFGPVVANAGIDLRVESGEIHALLGENGAGKSTLMAILYGWVSPDAGTIRIDGIPVRFRNPRDAVAAGLGMVHQHFLLIPRFSVAENIILGAEPQKGIRLDRHQAVAQVEALMQAQGLWVDPWAKVADLPVGMQQRVELLKALYRGSRILILDEPTALLAPTEVEEFYQILRRLRANGQTILFITHKLQEVLTVSDRLTVIRQGRTVGSCTAAEATPGQLAEMMVGRSLSLGGAIAPAAVGGDPLLEVDQLALRPPSTPQSGHPQEGIQLQVCAGEIVGICGVEGNGQTELLDLLMGHRHSPVGTVKLRGRDISHFSPLERRRLGLRTIPPDRHQQGLVLNFSLLENLLLTHSEDPPLARRVRLNYARAQTIAQELLHRFDVRAPSTRLPARTLSGGNQQKWIIARELWGDPCLLLAAQPTRGLDIGATEFVHERLREARARGCGILLISFDLDEVLALSDRILVLFRGQISGEFARGAASRQALGLLMSGGQPG; translated from the coding sequence ATGGGGCAAGGGATCCCGGCTGCCGTTGAGATGAGCGGCATTGTCAAGCGTTTTGGCCCGGTGGTGGCTAACGCAGGCATTGATTTGCGGGTGGAATCTGGCGAAATTCACGCCCTCTTGGGGGAAAATGGGGCCGGAAAATCGACCCTGATGGCTATTCTCTACGGCTGGGTCAGTCCTGATGCCGGCACCATTCGGATTGATGGGATCCCGGTGCGCTTTCGTAATCCCCGCGATGCCGTGGCTGCCGGATTGGGCATGGTGCATCAGCATTTCCTGTTGATCCCGCGGTTCAGTGTGGCAGAAAACATCATCCTTGGTGCAGAGCCCCAAAAGGGGATTCGACTTGATCGCCATCAGGCGGTAGCCCAGGTGGAAGCGTTGATGCAAGCACAGGGGCTGTGGGTGGATCCCTGGGCGAAGGTGGCGGATCTGCCGGTGGGGATGCAACAACGGGTGGAATTGCTCAAGGCGCTCTATCGGGGCAGCCGCATTTTGATTTTGGATGAACCCACCGCTTTGCTGGCGCCCACAGAGGTCGAGGAGTTTTACCAAATCCTGCGCCGCTTGCGGGCTAACGGCCAAACCATTCTTTTCATCACCCACAAACTGCAGGAGGTGCTCACGGTCAGTGATCGGCTAACCGTGATCCGCCAAGGGCGCACGGTGGGCAGTTGTACCGCTGCTGAGGCCACCCCCGGCCAATTGGCGGAGATGATGGTAGGTCGCAGCCTTTCTCTGGGGGGAGCGATCGCGCCTGCTGCTGTCGGGGGGGATCCCTTGCTGGAAGTGGATCAGCTCGCCTTACGGCCTCCCTCTACACCTCAGTCGGGGCACCCCCAGGAGGGGATCCAGTTGCAGGTATGCGCTGGGGAGATCGTCGGCATCTGTGGTGTCGAGGGCAACGGCCAGACAGAACTGTTGGACTTGCTCATGGGGCACCGGCATAGCCCTGTCGGAACGGTGAAACTGCGCGGGCGGGATATTAGCCATTTTTCTCCCCTAGAAAGACGCCGCCTGGGACTGCGGACGATCCCGCCGGATCGCCATCAACAGGGGTTAGTCCTGAATTTTTCCCTCCTGGAAAACCTGCTGCTCACCCATAGCGAAGATCCGCCCCTAGCCCGTCGGGTTCGCCTAAATTACGCCCGTGCCCAGACCATAGCCCAAGAGCTGCTGCACCGGTTTGATGTGCGCGCCCCCTCAACCCGCCTACCCGCCCGCACCCTTTCGGGAGGCAACCAACAAAAATGGATCATCGCCCGGGAACTGTGGGGGGATCCCTGCCTGTTGCTAGCGGCCCAACCGACACGGGGATTGGATATTGGAGCAACCGAATTTGTGCATGAGCGGCTGCGGGAGGCACGGGCGCGGGGCTGTGGGATCCTGCTGATTTCCTTCGATCTCGACGAGGTTTTGGCCTTAAGTGATCGAATCCTGGTGCTTTTTCGGGGACAGATTAGCGGGGAATTTGCCCGTGGAGCAGCTTCACGGCAAGCTTTGGGCCTGCTCATGAGCGGGGGGCAACCTGGATAA
- a CDS encoding FAD binding domain-containing protein, whose product MDLHNLHTYIRPQQLEELTAWDPGWNWLAGGTWLFSQPQPHLRGLVDLQPLGWDELEICSEGLTLGATCTFERLLQQEWPPDWPGIRALCDGIAALASFKVAHCATVGGNLCLALTVGVMAPVLIALEATYTLVNLQGSLRQIPASQFQIGPQQTLLQAGEALRRIWIPAQRLRGPSSFQRLGLAQTDPALVIVVGSRDPDSGAYCFGLNAAVSVPQALRIPSPGDSTLIPQLLQEHIHGWIADFRASSLYRRRMSEVLIRRCLAALS is encoded by the coding sequence GTGGATCTGCACAACCTGCATACCTACATCCGTCCTCAACAGCTTGAGGAACTGACCGCCTGGGATCCCGGCTGGAACTGGTTGGCGGGAGGAACCTGGCTCTTTTCTCAGCCGCAACCGCACCTGCGGGGATTGGTGGATTTGCAACCCTTGGGTTGGGATGAGCTGGAGATTTGCTCGGAAGGGTTGACCCTAGGGGCTACCTGCACCTTCGAGCGGCTGCTCCAACAAGAGTGGCCACCCGACTGGCCGGGGATCCGCGCCTTGTGTGATGGGATCGCTGCCTTGGCCTCTTTTAAGGTGGCCCACTGCGCGACGGTGGGGGGTAATCTTTGTCTGGCCCTGACGGTGGGGGTAATGGCACCGGTGTTGATCGCTCTCGAGGCCACCTACACGCTGGTTAACTTGCAGGGATCCCTACGCCAAATCCCCGCCAGTCAGTTTCAAATCGGCCCCCAACAAACCCTACTGCAAGCGGGGGAAGCGCTACGGCGTATTTGGATCCCGGCCCAACGCCTGCGAGGCCCCAGTTCCTTTCAAAGGCTTGGCCTTGCCCAAACGGATCCCGCCCTAGTCATCGTTGTTGGCTCTCGGGATCCTGATTCGGGAGCTTATTGCTTTGGCCTCAATGCTGCGGTTTCTGTCCCCCAAGCTCTGCGGATCCCATCTCCTGGGGATTCCACCTTGATACCACAGCTCCTGCAGGAACACATCCACGGCTGGATCGCAGATTTTCGCGCCAGCAGCCTCTACCGCCGACGCATGAGCGAAGTGTTGATCCGCCGTTGCCTGGCTGCTTTGAGCTAA
- a CDS encoding RrF2 family transcriptional regulator, with translation MELSCKTEYALLALLELAQHHNDGQVLQIKEIAAHQSIPDRYLEQLLATLRRQGLVRSQRGAKGGYSLARAPWMISLLDVIQAIEGEDLTRSRDLPTADPTPEREVLLKAWQDAQAAAVAILQKTTLQDLCDQQAQQQRANLMYYI, from the coding sequence TTGGAACTGTCTTGTAAAACTGAATACGCCCTACTGGCTCTCCTGGAGTTAGCCCAGCACCACAATGATGGACAAGTGTTGCAAATCAAGGAAATCGCTGCCCATCAATCTATTCCCGACCGCTACCTAGAGCAGTTACTGGCCACCTTACGCAGGCAGGGATTGGTTCGCAGCCAACGGGGAGCCAAAGGCGGCTACTCTCTGGCACGGGCACCCTGGATGATCTCTCTGCTGGATGTGATCCAGGCCATTGAAGGGGAAGATCTGACCCGATCCCGCGATTTGCCCACAGCGGATCCCACCCCAGAGCGGGAAGTGCTTCTCAAGGCTTGGCAAGATGCACAAGCGGCGGCAGTGGCGATTCTGCAAAAGACCACCCTCCAAGACCTCTGCGACCAGCAAGCGCAACAGCAACGAGCCAATCTGATGTACTACATCTGA
- a CDS encoding AAA family ATPase produces MAAVPTLSASGSTGIPAEALQGLHQQIGRLNANIESVFQGKPQVVRAIVTALVAEGHVLLEDVPGVGKTTLARAIARSLGADFQRIQFTSDLLPTDILGLTLFNKDKADFEFRPGPIFAHVILADEINRTSPRTQSALLEAMAEKQVSVDDRTYSLPDPFIVLATQNPLEYHGTYPLPESQLDRFLVRLSIGYPSAEIERALLLQRQQAEPVDSLQPVLSLAELRRIQAAVDQVHLEGSLADYLLQVVQATRASKLLRAGVSTRGALALARAARAQALVNGRSFCLPEDLQTLFVSVLAHRISLLGSGERAGNQRQEAEAVIRDIVSTIEPPV; encoded by the coding sequence ATGGCTGCTGTCCCTACCTTGTCTGCTTCTGGTTCAACAGGGATCCCGGCAGAAGCCTTACAAGGGTTACACCAACAAATTGGTCGGCTGAACGCCAATATCGAATCGGTATTTCAGGGCAAGCCTCAGGTGGTGCGGGCGATAGTCACAGCCTTGGTTGCAGAAGGCCATGTCTTGCTTGAAGATGTGCCAGGTGTCGGCAAAACTACCTTGGCTCGGGCCATAGCCCGCAGTTTGGGGGCGGATTTTCAACGAATTCAATTCACCAGCGACCTGTTGCCGACAGATATTTTGGGCCTCACCCTGTTCAACAAAGACAAGGCAGATTTTGAATTTCGCCCCGGCCCGATCTTTGCCCATGTGATTTTGGCGGATGAGATTAACCGGACTTCTCCCCGCACCCAAAGTGCTCTGTTGGAGGCGATGGCGGAAAAGCAAGTCTCGGTGGATGATCGCACCTATTCTCTGCCGGATCCGTTTATCGTGTTAGCTACCCAGAACCCGTTGGAATATCACGGTACTTATCCTTTACCAGAAAGTCAGTTGGATCGGTTTTTGGTGCGGTTGTCGATTGGTTATCCTAGCGCCGAGATCGAGCGAGCCCTACTTCTACAACGGCAACAAGCTGAGCCAGTGGATTCTTTGCAGCCGGTTCTCTCTCTAGCAGAGTTACGGCGTATTCAGGCAGCGGTGGATCAAGTGCATTTAGAGGGATCCCTGGCGGATTACCTTTTGCAAGTGGTGCAGGCAACTCGTGCCTCCAAGCTGTTGCGGGCAGGGGTTTCGACTCGCGGGGCCTTGGCCTTGGCACGGGCAGCACGGGCGCAGGCGTTGGTGAATGGGCGCAGTTTTTGCTTGCCAGAGGATTTGCAAACCCTGTTTGTGTCGGTGTTGGCGCATCGGATTTCTCTGCTCGGATCTGGGGAAAGGGCTGGCAACCAACGGCAAGAGGCGGAGGCGGTGATCCGAGATATTGTTTCGACAATAGAGCCCCCTGTTTGA
- a CDS encoding SRPBCC domain-containing protein, translating to MITVETTVTAPIEEVWRAWTTPEDIKQWNAASDDWHTTAATVDLRVGGAFSSRMEAKDGSFGFDFEGIYTKVVPYELIKCSLGDRGLVVEFVSNASGVTVRETFEADADHSVEQ from the coding sequence ATGATCACAGTAGAGACCACGGTCACTGCGCCCATCGAGGAGGTATGGCGTGCATGGACGACGCCGGAGGACATCAAGCAGTGGAACGCCGCATCCGATGACTGGCACACCACAGCCGCCACGGTGGATTTGCGAGTTGGTGGCGCGTTCTCATCGCGCATGGAGGCCAAAGACGGCAGTTTCGGTTTCGACTTCGAGGGCATCTACACGAAGGTCGTGCCCTACGAACTGATCAAGTGTTCGCTTGGGGATCGTGGCCTCGTCGTCGAGTTTGTCAGTAACGCGAGCGGCGTGACGGTGCGCGAGACGTTTGAAGCGGACGCTGACCATTCGGTCGAGCAGTAG
- a CDS encoding IS110 family transposase, translating to MERTFVAYIGIDWSDRKHDICLYDPESAQREYSVIGAQPQEIANWVATLQQRYGNSPIAICLEQKREPLIYALCQYENLVLFPINPRTVSNYRRAFQPSRAKSDPVDAQILIELLLKHPDKIPPWQPASCELRALRQWSESRRMLVGEKVRLTNRMTAALKNFYPQVLDWFEDKDTQVFCDFMSQYPDLRCAQAASAEELTQFFQSHRVIRRSAIERRIHQIQTAGIPLTEDPGIVKPMQWLVQTLVIQLKALLYRLDELNQTIEQLFQSLPDAAFFDALLGAGPHLAPRLLVAFGDDRSRFGSAQAFMSYIGIAPVKEESGKKRWTHWRWSCPKFLRQSFVEWADQSRRHSSWANAFYQQQRRSGKSHPKAVRALAYKWGRILWRCWQDRVPYDEDRYLAALQRKRSPLAAMLVQSPVEVTVTAGKCGNSTV from the coding sequence ATGGAAAGAACCTTTGTCGCCTACATCGGCATCGACTGGTCAGATCGCAAACACGACATCTGTCTGTACGACCCCGAGAGCGCACAGCGAGAATACAGCGTGATTGGCGCTCAACCGCAAGAGATTGCCAATTGGGTTGCGACCTTGCAACAGCGATACGGCAACAGCCCAATTGCCATCTGCCTGGAGCAAAAGCGAGAACCCCTGATTTACGCGCTGTGCCAGTACGAAAACCTAGTGCTGTTTCCCATCAATCCGCGCACGGTTTCCAACTATCGGCGAGCCTTTCAGCCCTCACGAGCCAAATCAGACCCCGTGGATGCCCAGATTTTGATTGAGCTGTTGCTCAAGCACCCTGACAAGATTCCCCCGTGGCAACCCGCATCCTGTGAACTGCGGGCTTTGCGGCAGTGGAGTGAATCTCGCCGCATGCTGGTGGGCGAGAAGGTGCGGTTGACCAATCGTATGACCGCTGCCTTGAAAAACTTTTATCCCCAAGTGCTGGATTGGTTTGAGGATAAAGATACTCAAGTGTTTTGCGACTTTATGAGTCAGTACCCTGACCTCCGCTGCGCCCAAGCAGCCTCGGCTGAGGAATTGACTCAGTTCTTCCAGTCTCATCGAGTCATCCGCCGTAGCGCCATTGAGCGGCGCATTCACCAAATCCAAACCGCTGGCATCCCGCTGACAGAAGACCCAGGCATCGTCAAACCGATGCAGTGGCTGGTGCAAACGCTGGTGATTCAGCTCAAGGCACTCTTGTACAGGCTTGATGAGTTGAATCAAACGATTGAGCAGTTGTTTCAGTCTTTGCCAGATGCAGCGTTTTTTGATGCTTTACTTGGAGCAGGTCCTCATCTTGCGCCTCGGCTGCTGGTTGCCTTTGGCGATGACCGCAGTCGCTTCGGCAGCGCCCAGGCGTTTATGAGCTATATCGGCATTGCACCGGTCAAAGAGGAGAGTGGCAAGAAACGCTGGACGCATTGGCGCTGGAGTTGTCCAAAGTTCTTGCGGCAGTCCTTTGTAGAGTGGGCTGACCAGTCGCGGCGACACTCATCGTGGGCCAATGCGTTCTATCAGCAGCAGCGGCGATCGGGCAAAAGTCATCCTAAAGCGGTTCGCGCTCTGGCGTATAAGTGGGGACGAATTCTCTGGCGCTGCTGGCAAGACCGAGTGCCCTATGACGAAGACCGCTATCTGGCGGCGCTCCAGCGGAAGAGGTCGCCGCTAGCAGCGATGCTAGTCCAAAGCCCAGTTGAGGTGACTGTTACAGCAGGTAAGTGCGGCAATTCTACGGTTTAA
- a CDS encoding BMP family lipoprotein, which produces MRCPHLFSRWIQLSVALLSLLILWVAVRPGLAQPSTITVTMVTDQAGLGDQGFNDLAWAGLQKATAELGVEAKFIESREFAQYVPNLSAAARTSDLTVGVGFLLTDAIAEVAKQNPERKFALIDAVAEEGIDNIASVVFREQEASFLAGVAAGLITQTGKVGALGGIEIPPVVRWISGFQAGVKTANPEAEVLVGYVGSFADPAQGKGLAEAQIAQGADILFEVGGLSGTGVFEAARERGAGTWVIASDKDKSQLAPENQLAAVAKGVDVAVFSQAEAVAKGTFQGGILDLGLKEGGMALLTPGNKIPAAVMQQVQTYEAQIEAGTLVPPTTAEALASFQPPR; this is translated from the coding sequence ATGCGTTGCCCACATCTGTTCTCCCGATGGATCCAACTTTCAGTCGCCCTGCTCAGCCTGCTGATCCTCTGGGTAGCTGTCCGTCCTGGGCTTGCGCAACCCTCCACTATCACCGTCACCATGGTCACCGATCAAGCGGGGCTGGGGGATCAGGGCTTCAACGATCTGGCCTGGGCTGGGCTGCAAAAAGCAACAGCAGAACTAGGGGTGGAGGCCAAGTTCATCGAGTCGCGGGAGTTCGCTCAGTATGTGCCCAACTTGAGTGCCGCCGCCCGCACTAGTGATCTGACTGTTGGGGTAGGCTTCTTGCTCACAGATGCCATCGCTGAAGTGGCCAAGCAAAACCCGGAGCGCAAGTTTGCCCTGATTGATGCGGTGGCCGAAGAGGGCATCGACAACATTGCCTCGGTGGTGTTCCGGGAGCAGGAGGCATCCTTTTTGGCAGGGGTGGCCGCCGGTCTGATCACCCAGACGGGCAAAGTGGGAGCTCTAGGGGGCATTGAAATTCCGCCGGTGGTGCGTTGGATCTCCGGTTTTCAGGCGGGGGTGAAAACCGCCAACCCCGAAGCAGAGGTGCTAGTGGGCTATGTGGGCAGCTTTGCCGATCCCGCCCAAGGAAAGGGCTTGGCCGAAGCCCAGATCGCCCAGGGGGCGGATATTTTGTTTGAGGTGGGGGGCTTGAGCGGCACTGGCGTGTTTGAAGCTGCCCGGGAGCGGGGGGCAGGTACCTGGGTGATCGCCTCTGACAAAGACAAAAGCCAACTGGCTCCGGAAAACCAGCTGGCGGCGGTGGCCAAGGGGGTGGATGTGGCCGTGTTCAGCCAGGCGGAAGCTGTTGCCAAAGGCACCTTTCAAGGGGGGATCCTCGACTTAGGCCTCAAGGAAGGGGGGATGGCTCTGCTCACTCCCGGCAACAAAATTCCGGCAGCGGTGATGCAACAGGTGCAAACCTATGAAGCTCAAATCGAGGCAGGAACTTTAGTCCCTCCCACCACCGCCGAAGCATTGGCCTCCTTCCAGCCGCCTCGATAA
- a CDS encoding SinI family restriction endonuclease, which yields MVTFDNIIATANSESEFLQVFKDAFSEIDELFLEAHEVILSACYRNPGLSPGLKGTSEIALAQRWLKKYHNAFESRISQRVSSPPGTIADSIVETIIKARLTGLEIEHLEQIKYAHRLSMSAENIQGLLLEEFLAEQLTNYGWFCCWGEVIRHVDFCHKDRSLLQVKNRSNSENSSSSRVRINQRVRINQPIEKWYRVDAKTGRFQWAYFNQKYDTDQFSEENFILFVQRTLERNPNALPVEVGNPWQYLSDQS from the coding sequence ATGGTTACTTTCGATAACATTATCGCTACTGCTAATTCTGAAAGCGAGTTTTTGCAAGTTTTTAAGGATGCCTTTTCAGAAATAGATGAATTATTTCTGGAAGCACATGAGGTTATTCTTTCAGCTTGTTATAGAAATCCAGGGCTGTCTCCAGGCTTAAAGGGCACTTCAGAAATAGCCCTTGCCCAAAGGTGGCTCAAAAAGTACCATAATGCTTTCGAGAGTAGAATTTCACAGCGGGTGTCCAGTCCACCGGGGACAATTGCGGATTCTATAGTTGAAACAATTATTAAAGCAAGACTTACTGGGTTAGAGATCGAACATCTTGAGCAGATTAAATACGCCCATAGGTTGTCTATGTCAGCAGAAAATATTCAGGGATTGCTTCTTGAAGAATTCCTAGCCGAGCAGTTAACAAATTACGGATGGTTTTGTTGCTGGGGTGAAGTAATACGTCATGTTGATTTCTGCCACAAGGATCGTTCTCTCTTGCAAGTAAAGAACCGCAGCAATTCAGAGAATAGCTCTTCATCAAGAGTTCGTATCAATCAAAGAGTTCGTATCAATCAGCCAATTGAGAAATGGTACAGAGTTGATGCAAAGACTGGAAGATTTCAATGGGCATACTTTAATCAAAAATATGATACTGATCAATTTTCTGAAGAAAATTTCATTTTGTTCGTTCAGAGAACTTTAGAACGTAATCCAAACGCTCTACCTGTGGAAGTGGGAAATCCTTGGCAGTACTTATCAGATCAGAGCTAG